A region from the Benincasa hispida cultivar B227 chromosome 10, ASM972705v1, whole genome shotgun sequence genome encodes:
- the LOC120089480 gene encoding uncharacterized protein LOC120089480 encodes MGKIGEIDQNEEEEEEEGEGESEIEWPPWLEPLLSTSFFVQCKHHADSHKTECNMYCLDCINGALCSLCLNSHKDHRAIQIRRSSYHDVIRVCEIQKFMDITGVQTYIINSARIVFLNQRPQPRPAKALTNICLVCHRSLLDSYHFCSLGCKLIGTSKNFGKRVIKVVENESSDTEKSKTATSNRRKLRSKIQSFSPSTPPPTAATHRTAKRRKGTPHRSPMGGLLLEF; translated from the exons ATG GGAAAAATCGGAGAAATCGAtcagaatgaagaagaagaagaagaagaaggagaaggagaaagTGAAATTGAATGGCCGCCATGGCTAGAACCTCTTCTAAGCACGAGCTTCTTCGTTCAATGTAAGCATCACGCCGATTCGCATAAAACTGAATGCAATATGTATTGCTTGGATTGTATCAACGGAGCTCTCTGTTCGCTCTGTCTTAATTCTCATAAAGATCACAGAGCCATTCAG atAAGAAGATCGTCGTACCATGATGTGATAAGGGTGTGTGAGATACAGAAATTTATGGACATAACAGGCGTCCAAACTTACATTATAAACAGTGCCAGGATTGTGTTCTTGAACCAACGCCCTCAGCCACGTCCTGCTAAGGCTCTCACTAATATCTGCCTCGTCTGCCACCGTTCTCTTCTTGATTCCTACCATTTCTGCTCTCTTGGCTGCAAG CTAATTGGGACATCAAAGAATTTTGGAAAAAGGGTAATAAAAGTTGTGGAAAATGAAAGTTCCGACACCGAGAAATCGAAGACGGCCACCAGTAATAGAAGAAAACTTAGAAGCAAAATCCAAAGCTTCTCGCCGTCGACGCCACCCCCCACGGCGGCGACTCACAGAACCGCCAAGAGAAGGAAGGGAACGCCGCACCGGTCTCCGATGGGGGGACTTCTCttagaattttaa